In Arctopsyche grandis isolate Sample6627 chromosome 13, ASM5162203v2, whole genome shotgun sequence, one DNA window encodes the following:
- the LOC143921632 gene encoding uncharacterized protein LOC143921632 produces MICKAIFLCALVAVSQAQLGGYGHGHGHAVSSQSIVRHDHAPIHHAPIHHAPIHHAPIHHIPIHHAPIHHAPILHVPVHHAPIHKHVEEYAHPAYKFEYSVHDEHTKDIKSQSESRDGDVVEGHYSLLQPDGHVRNVNYHADKHNGFNAEVTYTHAGHQGHGHQGYN; encoded by the exons ATGATCTGCAAG GCAATCTTCTTATGCGCCCTTGTGGCAGTAAGTCAAGCACAACTTGGTGGTTATGGTCACGGTCATGGTCATGCTGTGTCATCTCAGAGCATCGTTAGACATG ATCATGCTCCCATCCACCATGCTCCCATCCATCATGCTCCCATCCACCATGCTCCCATCCACCACATTCCCATCCATCACGCTCCGATCCACCATGCTCCAATCCTTCACGTCCCAGTCCACCATGCTCCAATCCATAAACATGTTGAAGAATAT gcTCATCCCGCTTACAAATTCGAGTACAGCGTGCACGATGAACATACTAAGGATATCAAGAGCCAGTCCGAAAGCCGTGATGGCGATGTAGTCGAAGGACACTATTCTCTCCTCCAACCTGATGGTCATGTCAGAAACGTTAACTACCATGCTGATAAGCACAACgg ATTCAACGCTGAAGTGACTTACACTCATGCTGGACATCAGGGTCATGGTCATCAGGGTTACAACTGA